From Patescibacteria group bacterium, a single genomic window includes:
- a CDS encoding DNA polymerase III subunit alpha, with product MPDFVHLHVHSHYSLLDGLPKIDELVKHAKSLGMTALALTDHGNMYGAIEFYERCQKEGIKPIIGMEAYLAPGSRFDKNQNDKYYHLVLLALDYTGYRNLMKLASLAHLEGFYYKPRVDKELLKQYHEGLVASSACFGGEIPWILRKEDNFEKAKKVALEYEEIFGKGNFYLELQDLPGLEGQMEMNTKLIKLSQDTGVPLIVTRDVHYLKPEDAEAQDILTCIRDGRTLDEPNRQTMNAVDCSMASVKEIAGRFKHIPEALENTVKIAERANLVLELNKWHFPPLELPVGQTADSYLREQVYERLPKLLQITEEVKKRVDYELEIIAKKGYSPYFLTVADYVQYARDHGIAETTRGSAAGSIVSYAIGIVTVNPLYFKLPFERFLNPFRPSPPDIDADFADDRRDDMIAYVTQKYGADKVAQIITFGTMMARGAVRDVGRALGYTYSFCDQISKMIPFGAQGFHMNIAKAMELEPDLKKLYDQNPQAHRLLDLAQKVEGCARHTSIHAAGVVISPTPLTDFTPVQRETGGERITTQYEMHAVEAAGVLKMDFLGIRNLSILGHAVEIIEKTTGQKIDIYKLPWDDKKTYEMLARGETIGVFQLSGSGMTRYLKELKPASIFDIMAMVALFRPGPMESIPEYIKRKNHPELIEYLDPRMENYLDQSLGLIVYQDDVLLTAINLAGYNWEEADKFRKAMGKKIPEEMAKQKEKFFKGCREFGHLSEAKINTLWERIEPFAAYGFNKAHACSYGVVAYQTAYLKANFPVQYMTAILIAESGDIDKVPEIIHECERIGIKVLPPDVNESFKNFAMISPEDGSEPHIRFGLNGIKNLGEHIAEVIYRERKEHGTYKDLQDLLTRVNDKDLNKKSLESLAKCGALDCFGHDRGLLLANTDNLLGFVRQMHEKTQSNQNSLFSGTTIDLSAKVQLNPAPLADEADKLIWEKELLGLFVTSHPFKYFEKIMNGVLTPIKDLPNQPRNSRVVVGGFIDSTKKKITRSGKAMMFAKIQDLSGGLELLIFPRTFETTKDVWQEGKPVCVVGKTSEEEGDDKLFVDRAYILTKENAATLAMQMNINQGAPSLRQYAPNFVSPEEEGFEVVVSPAKIKTESDNIKKILGRYPGDKVVYIKVGNKKIKSGYRVDGCTELKEELKQFSN from the coding sequence ATGCCCGACTTTGTTCACCTCCATGTCCACAGCCATTATTCGCTTTTAGATGGCCTGCCAAAAATTGACGAGCTAGTTAAGCATGCCAAAAGTTTGGGCATGACTGCCCTTGCCCTCACCGATCATGGTAATATGTATGGCGCCATTGAGTTTTATGAGCGGTGTCAGAAAGAGGGAATAAAACCGATCATCGGCATGGAGGCATACTTGGCTCCGGGCAGTCGTTTTGATAAAAATCAAAATGACAAGTATTATCATCTGGTGTTGTTGGCTTTGGATTATACCGGTTATAGAAATTTGATGAAGCTGGCTTCGCTGGCTCATCTGGAGGGGTTCTATTACAAACCCCGTGTTGATAAAGAACTTCTAAAACAATATCATGAAGGTTTGGTTGCTTCATCTGCCTGTTTTGGCGGCGAGATTCCTTGGATTTTGCGCAAAGAAGATAATTTTGAGAAAGCCAAAAAAGTGGCGTTGGAATACGAAGAAATTTTTGGCAAAGGAAATTTTTATCTGGAACTGCAGGACTTGCCGGGTTTGGAAGGTCAGATGGAGATGAATACAAAATTAATTAAGCTTTCCCAAGATACTGGCGTCCCGCTTATTGTCACCCGTGACGTGCATTATTTGAAACCGGAGGACGCCGAAGCCCAGGATATTTTAACCTGCATCCGCGACGGCCGGACTTTGGATGAACCCAATCGCCAGACCATGAATGCGGTTGATTGTTCAATGGCTAGCGTCAAAGAAATCGCCGGCCGCTTTAAACATATTCCTGAAGCATTGGAGAACACGGTTAAGATTGCCGAAAGAGCGAATCTGGTTTTAGAACTTAATAAATGGCATTTTCCGCCTCTTGAGCTTCCGGTCGGGCAGACCGCCGACAGTTATTTGCGCGAGCAGGTTTATGAAAGATTGCCGAAGCTGTTGCAGATAACCGAGGAGGTGAAAAAAAGAGTTGACTATGAGTTGGAAATTATCGCCAAAAAAGGTTATTCTCCGTATTTTTTAACAGTTGCCGATTATGTGCAGTATGCGCGCGACCACGGCATTGCCGAAACGACCAGGGGCTCGGCTGCTGGTTCAATCGTTTCTTACGCTATAGGAATCGTCACTGTTAATCCGCTGTATTTCAAATTGCCGTTTGAAAGATTTTTAAATCCATTCCGTCCCAGCCCGCCGGATATTGACGCGGACTTCGCCGACGACCGCCGCGACGACATGATTGCTTATGTCACGCAAAAATATGGTGCGGACAAAGTGGCGCAGATTATTACCTTCGGAACGATGATGGCGCGCGGAGCGGTGCGCGATGTGGGCCGAGCGCTGGGCTATACCTATTCTTTTTGCGATCAGATTTCAAAAATGATTCCTTTTGGCGCGCAGGGTTTTCACATGAATATTGCCAAAGCCATGGAGCTGGAGCCGGATTTAAAAAAATTATACGATCAAAATCCGCAAGCCCACCGTTTATTGGATTTGGCGCAAAAAGTGGAGGGCTGCGCCCGACACACTTCCATACACGCGGCCGGAGTGGTGATTTCACCGACGCCGCTTACGGATTTTACTCCGGTTCAGCGCGAAACCGGCGGTGAGAGAATTACCACTCAATATGAAATGCACGCGGTGGAGGCGGCTGGAGTTTTGAAAATGGACTTTTTGGGGATCCGCAATTTATCTATTTTGGGTCATGCCGTGGAAATTATAGAAAAAACAACCGGCCAGAAAATTGATATCTACAAATTGCCCTGGGATGACAAAAAAACCTATGAAATGCTGGCGCGCGGTGAAACTATCGGTGTGTTCCAGCTTTCCGGATCTGGCATGACCAGATATTTGAAAGAATTAAAGCCGGCCAGCATCTTTGATATTATGGCCATGGTGGCACTGTTTCGCCCCGGGCCAATGGAATCAATTCCCGAATATATAAAAAGAAAAAATCATCCGGAACTGATTGAATATCTTGATCCGCGCATGGAAAATTATCTTGATCAGTCCCTGGGCTTGATTGTTTATCAGGACGACGTTTTGCTTACGGCTATAAATTTGGCCGGATACAATTGGGAGGAAGCGGATAAATTCAGAAAAGCGATGGGCAAGAAAATTCCGGAAGAAATGGCCAAGCAGAAAGAGAAATTTTTTAAGGGCTGCCGTGAATTCGGGCATTTGTCCGAAGCAAAAATCAACACCCTGTGGGAACGCATTGAGCCGTTTGCCGCTTATGGTTTTAACAAGGCCCATGCCTGCAGTTATGGAGTTGTGGCCTATCAGACCGCCTATCTGAAAGCTAATTTTCCGGTGCAGTATATGACCGCGATTTTGATTGCGGAAAGCGGCGACATTGATAAAGTGCCGGAAATTATTCATGAGTGCGAGAGAATCGGCATAAAGGTCTTACCGCCCGATGTTAATGAAAGTTTTAAAAATTTCGCCATGATTTCGCCGGAAGACGGATCCGAGCCGCACATTAGGTTCGGTTTAAACGGCATAAAAAATCTGGGCGAGCATATTGCCGAAGTGATTTACCGCGAACGCAAAGAACATGGCACGTATAAAGACCTGCAGGATTTGCTCACGCGTGTAAATGATAAGGATTTAAACAAAAAGTCCCTGGAAAGTTTGGCTAAATGTGGCGCGCTTGATTGTTTTGGCCATGACCGGGGATTGCTTTTGGCCAACACGGACAACCTTTTGGGTTTTGTCAGGCAGATGCATGAGAAAACCCAATCAAACCAGAATTCGCTTTTTTCAGGCACAACGATTGATTTGTCCGCCAAAGTTCAGCTTAATCCGGCGCCCCTGGCCGATGAAGCCGACAAGCTGATTTGGGAAAAAGAATTGCTGGGACTCTTCGTCACTTCCCATCCATTTAAGTATTTTGAAAAAATTATGAACGGCGTGCTGACACCGATTAAGGACTTGCCCAATCAGCCGCGCAACAGCCGGGTGGTGGTGGGCGGATTTATTGATTCCACCAAGAAAAAAATTACCAGAAGCGGCAAGGCGATGATGTTCGCCAAAATTCAGGATCTAAGCGGTGGGTTGGAACTTTTGATTTTCCCGCGCACCTTTGAAACCACCAAAGATGTTTGGCAAGAAGGAAAACCGGTTTGCGTGGTGGGCAAGACATCAGAAGAAGAAGGGGATGACAAACTGTTTGTGGACCGGGCGTATATTTTAACCAAAGAAAACGCGGCTACGCTGGCCATGCAAATGAATATCAATCAGGGTGCGCCGTCTTTGCGCCAGTATGCGCCGAATTTTGTCAGTCCGGAAGAAGAGGGCTTTGAAGTTGTGGTCAGCCCGGCCAAGATAAAAACCGAATCAGATAATATTAAAAAAATTCTAGGGAGGTATCCGGGCGATAAGGTGGTGTATATAAAAGTGGGGAATAAAAAAATAAAAAGCGGCTACCGGGTGGACGGCTGCACAGAGTTGAAAGAAGAACTTAAACAATTTTCCAATTAG
- the tsaD gene encoding tRNA (adenosine(37)-N6)-threonylcarbamoyltransferase complex transferase subunit TsaD: MLILGIESSCDDTSVALLNCSSQGCVVVSEKTASQIDIHKKYGGVVPEIAGRAHAEKITPLIELILENQPQPDAIAVTAGPGLITGLLVGVEAARTLSYALKIPVVAVNHIEGHIYSTEIAADSKIEFPALCLVVSGGHTELILIKKPRQYKLLGATRDDAAGECFDKVAKLVDLPYPGGPQISKLGKNGNPQAIKFPRPMINDDNYNFSFAGLKTSALYWLRDHKINKKITLEDFCASLEQAIVDVLVSKTVKAVQEFRPKTIVVGGGVSANLKLRETFADALSGSNIKYPDLKYCMDNAAMIAVAGYYHTLKEDFTNWRNLKADPNWKIV; this comes from the coding sequence ATGCTTATTCTTGGTATAGAAAGTTCCTGTGACGATACTTCGGTGGCCTTGCTCAATTGTTCAAGCCAAGGTTGCGTTGTGGTATCGGAAAAAACCGCTTCGCAAATTGACATTCACAAAAAATACGGCGGGGTGGTGCCGGAAATCGCCGGCCGGGCGCATGCGGAAAAAATTACGCCGCTGATTGAACTCATTTTGGAAAACCAGCCCCAGCCGGATGCGATTGCGGTCACGGCCGGACCCGGGCTGATTACCGGATTATTGGTAGGCGTGGAAGCGGCCAGAACTTTATCGTACGCTTTAAAAATTCCGGTGGTGGCAGTAAATCATATTGAAGGCCATATTTATTCTACGGAGATCGCGGCCGACTCCAAGATAGAATTTCCAGCTTTGTGTTTGGTGGTGAGCGGCGGCCATACCGAATTAATTTTAATAAAAAAACCCAGGCAATATAAACTACTGGGCGCGACCCGTGACGACGCAGCCGGAGAATGTTTTGATAAGGTGGCCAAGCTGGTTGATCTCCCCTATCCGGGCGGTCCGCAAATTTCTAAACTGGGAAAAAACGGAAATCCGCAGGCGATAAAATTTCCGCGGCCGATGATAAATGATGATAATTATAATTTTAGTTTTGCCGGACTGAAAACCTCGGCTCTTTATTGGTTAAGAGATCATAAAATCAATAAAAAAATTACACTGGAAGATTTTTGCGCCAGTTTGGAACAGGCCATTGTTGATGTTTTGGTTTCTAAAACCGTCAAAGCGGTGCAAGAATTCCGGCCGAAGACAATCGTGGTTGGCGGCGGCGTGAGCGCAAATTTAAAACTGCGGGAAACCTTCGCCGATGCACTTTCCGGCAGCAACATAAAATATCCGGACTTAAAATACTGCATGGACAACGCGGCCATGATTGCCGTGGCCGGATATTATCATACCCTTAAAGAAGATTTTACAAATTGGCGGAACCTTAAGGCCGACCCTAATTGGAAAATTGTTTAA
- a CDS encoding FAD-binding oxidoreductase produces MITHAQKIERIAGQLKAHKNGKPVLFKKKAVSHVVPKPEEQKYWNEEIDISDLNEIISIDPDARTCVAESGVTFVDLATATLKYGLVPIVVPELKTITIGGAVSGCSLESMSYKYGGFHDTCLEYEIITAQGEVLTCSPDNDNSLLFQMIHGTFGTLGLLAKLKFRLVPAKPFVKVTYQKCVDIKEYKATIWDHYTKKDVDFMDGIIHSPTELVLSTGNFVDTAPYTHSYDWMRVYYKSTKIRKEDYLKTIDYFFRYDKGVTNVTPKSFLGRLFFGKFINSSSLLKLVQKFRKVIPADKIPVTVDTFIPFSEGENFMKWYEKEINFFPLWCVPYKIARHYEWISGEFFEKMKDELFLDLAIYGLPKRPDKNYYKMFEEELMAIGGIKTLISTNYYSEDDFWKTWNKDNYYAVKKKTDPEDIFLDLYEKTCKVT; encoded by the coding sequence ATGATAACTCATGCACAAAAAATTGAAAGAATTGCCGGACAGCTGAAAGCGCACAAAAACGGCAAGCCGGTATTATTTAAAAAGAAAGCGGTTTCTCATGTAGTGCCCAAACCTGAAGAACAGAAATACTGGAATGAAGAAATTGACATCAGTGATTTAAATGAAATTATCAGTATTGACCCTGATGCGCGGACTTGTGTTGCCGAATCAGGCGTAACTTTTGTAGATTTGGCAACAGCCACTCTGAAATATGGCCTGGTGCCGATTGTTGTACCGGAACTGAAAACAATTACCATCGGTGGCGCGGTTTCCGGCTGTTCATTAGAATCAATGTCATACAAATATGGGGGTTTCCACGACACTTGTCTGGAATATGAGATTATTACCGCGCAAGGCGAGGTTCTGACCTGCTCTCCGGATAATGACAACAGTTTATTATTTCAAATGATACACGGCACCTTTGGCACTTTGGGCCTTCTGGCTAAACTCAAATTCAGATTGGTTCCGGCCAAGCCGTTTGTTAAAGTCACTTATCAAAAATGTGTGGATATTAAGGAGTATAAAGCTACCATCTGGGATCACTACACCAAAAAAGATGTTGATTTTATGGATGGTATAATCCATTCCCCCACCGAGTTAGTATTAAGTACAGGAAATTTTGTTGACACGGCGCCCTACACCCACAGTTATGACTGGATGAGGGTATATTATAAAAGCACAAAAATACGAAAAGAAGATTATCTTAAAACCATTGATTATTTTTTCCGCTATGACAAAGGTGTGACCAATGTCACCCCAAAATCATTTCTGGGACGTTTGTTTTTTGGTAAATTTATTAATTCTTCAAGCTTATTAAAACTGGTGCAAAAATTTCGCAAAGTTATCCCGGCTGATAAGATACCAGTAACGGTTGACACCTTCATCCCGTTTTCTGAAGGTGAAAATTTTATGAAATGGTATGAAAAAGAGATAAATTTTTTCCCTTTATGGTGCGTGCCTTATAAAATTGCCCGGCATTATGAATGGATTTCCGGAGAATTTTTTGAAAAAATGAAAGACGAGTTGTTTTTAGATCTGGCCATCTACGGACTGCCAAAACGGCCGGACAAAAACTATTACAAAATGTTTGAGGAAGAATTGATGGCTATTGGCGGCATCAAAACCTTGATTTCCACCAACTATTATTCGGAAGATGACTTTTGGAAAACCTGGAACAAAGATAATTATTACGCGGTTAAAAAGAAAACTGACCCGGAGGATATTTTTCTTGATCTTTATGAAAAAACATGTAAAGTTACCTAA
- a CDS encoding ice-binding family protein, which translates to MKTFKMFSGVVGIFLFILLGLAGPNTAYAAIATSPNLGDAASFSVLAGLSMSAAGAGTTISGDLGLSPGLETSKTGPWTVGGSQYFGTTGLSATAQGAALIAYGNLAGQTTSGVWGTTPWTPVPGVWTSASDKTFTGTIYLNGTYDDVWVFQVGGDFTFSGSIVLQGNAQACHVFWQVGSSATIGSDSTFVGTLIAQTSVTLVSGATVNGRIIALNGSLTTDGNNISGPTCATAPVVATPVSGGQRYGTISVVKTVINDNGGTKTVADFPLFVNGTAVVSGQTNVFPAPAGVYSITETSDPNYTQTFSGDCNSTGHLDLNVGNTAVCIITNDDIGAPVVVPPVPPLIDVIKVPDPLALPAGPGPVAYTYTLRNIGTVPVTDLTMVGDTCSPINLISGDTNGDSKLDMDETWVYRCSTTLSETHTNTVVATGWANGISAVDIAHATVVVGAPIIPPLIHITKIPNPLTLLAGGGMVTYTKQVTNPGTVALSNVRVTDDKCSSVVYISGDTNSDSKLDPTETWTYTCRTRITKTTTNTAVVTGEANGLTVRDFAVATVVVTAVAPKLPNTGVASSENHIPWNSIILVGVLILISTSTIVVLKKRRI; encoded by the coding sequence ATGAAAACATTTAAAATGTTTTCTGGAGTTGTAGGAATTTTTTTATTTATTCTTCTCGGTCTGGCCGGACCAAACACCGCGTATGCGGCAATAGCAACGTCTCCCAATCTTGGAGATGCAGCTAGTTTTTCAGTTTTGGCCGGTTTATCAATGAGCGCCGCCGGCGCCGGCACTACAATTTCCGGTGATTTGGGCCTAAGCCCAGGTCTTGAGACCTCAAAAACCGGGCCTTGGACAGTGGGGGGATCACAATATTTTGGTACAACTGGTTTGTCCGCGACTGCTCAAGGGGCTGCTTTAATTGCTTATGGTAACCTGGCAGGTCAAACAACCAGCGGGGTGTGGGGTACAACCCCATGGACTCCGGTGCCGGGTGTGTGGACTTCAGCCAGTGATAAAACGTTTACCGGAACGATCTATCTTAACGGCACTTACGATGATGTTTGGGTTTTTCAGGTTGGGGGTGACTTTACGTTCAGTGGTTCAATTGTTTTGCAAGGCAATGCCCAGGCCTGTCATGTGTTTTGGCAGGTTGGCAGCAGTGCGACCATCGGTTCAGACAGTACTTTTGTCGGAACACTCATTGCGCAAACTTCTGTCACGCTGGTCTCTGGTGCAACTGTTAATGGCAGAATTATAGCTCTCAATGGTTCTTTAACAACAGACGGAAATAATATTTCCGGACCAACATGTGCGACTGCGCCTGTAGTTGCAACACCCGTATCCGGTGGCCAGCGTTATGGAACGATTAGTGTTGTTAAAACAGTCATCAACGACAATGGCGGAACCAAGACCGTTGCTGATTTTCCACTGTTCGTTAATGGCACAGCCGTTGTTTCTGGTCAGACCAACGTTTTCCCCGCGCCTGCCGGTGTGTATTCTATTACCGAAACCTCTGATCCTAATTACACCCAGACATTTTCCGGTGATTGCAACTCCACCGGGCATCTGGATCTTAATGTTGGCAATACCGCGGTCTGTATAATTACAAATGATGACATTGGCGCGCCGGTAGTTGTTCCGCCCGTACCACCACTCATTGATGTGATAAAAGTACCGGATCCTTTGGCTTTGCCGGCTGGTCCAGGTCCGGTGGCATACACCTACACGCTCCGTAATATTGGAACGGTTCCAGTAACCGACCTAACGATGGTTGGCGATACTTGTAGTCCAATAAATCTTATTTCCGGCGACACAAATGGCGATTCAAAGCTTGATATGGATGAAACTTGGGTATACCGCTGTTCAACAACGCTTTCAGAAACTCACACCAACACCGTTGTCGCGACCGGATGGGCCAATGGCATCAGTGCGGTTGATATCGCGCATGCTACGGTCGTTGTCGGCGCACCAATAATTCCACCTTTGATTCACATTACAAAAATTCCTAATCCGTTAACACTCTTGGCCGGAGGGGGAATGGTTACCTATACTAAACAAGTAACCAACCCGGGAACGGTTGCGTTAAGCAACGTCCGTGTTACTGATGATAAATGCAGTTCGGTGGTATATATTTCCGGCGACACAAATAGCGATTCAAAGCTTGATCCAACCGAGACATGGACATATACCTGTCGGACCAGAATAACCAAAACTACGACTAACACCGCCGTGGTAACCGGTGAAGCCAATGGTCTGACTGTGAGAGATTTTGCAGTCGCCACTGTCGTTGTGACCGCGGTTGCTCCGAAATTACCAAATACCGGGGTTGCTTCCAGTGAAAATCATATTCCCTGGAATAGTATCATACTGGTTGGTGTCCTTATATTAATTTCAACTTCAACAATTGTCGTTCTAAAGAAACGCAGAATTTAA
- a CDS encoding class F sortase — protein sequence MRSVRKSRRSKSKSPSKRSLFIVSIVGVAFFPATILFPTLLPVSQISQINQIPLGVVGNKLADAIVLPEQISPGIPIHLKIPKIQVDTVLEQVGLLPNGTVGVPKGPAAAGWFNLGPHPGDIGSAVIAGHYGRWQNGANSVFNNLNKLRKGDNLFVVDENGATTTFVVRESRKYDPNADASAVFSSNDDKSHLNLITCEGSWNKAAKSYSGRLVVFADRQ from the coding sequence ATGCGTTCCGTAAGAAAATCTAGGCGATCCAAAAGTAAAAGTCCGTCAAAACGGTCCTTGTTTATCGTCAGTATTGTGGGGGTTGCATTTTTTCCGGCAACCATTCTTTTTCCGACCCTACTTCCCGTTAGTCAAATTTCACAAATTAATCAAATCCCGCTAGGTGTAGTTGGAAATAAGTTAGCCGACGCCATCGTTTTACCGGAACAAATAAGTCCGGGAATTCCGATTCATCTCAAAATTCCGAAAATCCAGGTTGATACTGTTCTTGAACAAGTGGGCCTCCTGCCCAACGGAACAGTGGGTGTGCCGAAAGGCCCTGCTGCCGCCGGGTGGTTCAATCTTGGACCGCATCCCGGAGATATTGGCAGCGCAGTTATTGCCGGCCATTATGGTCGCTGGCAAAATGGTGCAAATTCAGTATTTAATAATTTAAATAAGTTGAGGAAAGGTGATAATTTATTCGTTGTTGATGAAAATGGAGCGACCACTACTTTTGTGGTACGTGAAAGCCGAAAGTATGACCCGAACGCTGATGCTTCAGCTGTGTTTAGCTCCAATGACGACAAGTCACATCTTAACCTCATTACTTGTGAAGGAAGTTGGAATAAAGCTGCCAAAAGTTATTCCGGCCGGTTAGTAGTATTTGCAGATAGGCAGTAG
- a CDS encoding PQQ-dependent sugar dehydrogenase: protein MIKKIIIGLLSLAAIGVFVFAAVFYYQNLQGNSAPESNTISSAAAVATITTSDPPNNLGLSLPAGMSVKVFAEKLNNPRVLKLDPKGNLVVSEFAGGRITVLIDKNGDGKVDSQKVILKNLNQPHGFEFYCLKGKCKLYVAENDAVSVYDYNSSTLTASNRKKIIDLPAGGVHVTRTLLIKDNKLYIAIGSSCNVCHESDNHRAKVLVSNLDGSGLKDFATGLRNSVFMVTNPQTGEIWATENGRDLLGDNIPPDEINILKQGKNYGWPICYGKNIHDTEFDKNTYIRNPCMEPFETPSYINIQAHSAPLGLAFVPKDGWPQAWQGSLFVAFHGSWNRTVPTGYKIVRFDFKSNGTAVQTDFITGWLKGGTAWGRPVDILTLPGGIMYVSDDTSNVVYRFTYKML, encoded by the coding sequence ATGATTAAAAAAATTATCATTGGTTTGCTATCATTAGCTGCGATTGGGGTTTTTGTATTCGCCGCGGTTTTTTATTATCAAAATCTGCAGGGAAACAGCGCCCCGGAGAGCAATACTATCAGTAGTGCAGCCGCAGTCGCTACCATTACCACATCGGATCCACCAAACAATCTGGGTCTTTCCCTGCCTGCCGGCATGTCGGTTAAAGTATTCGCGGAAAAGTTAAATAATCCCCGCGTCTTAAAATTAGACCCCAAAGGCAATTTAGTAGTCAGCGAATTTGCCGGCGGCCGCATAACCGTTTTAATTGATAAAAATGGTGATGGCAAAGTTGATAGCCAAAAAGTAATTTTGAAAAATTTGAACCAGCCGCATGGTTTTGAATTTTATTGTCTTAAGGGAAAATGTAAATTATACGTAGCCGAAAATGACGCGGTTTCTGTGTATGATTACAATTCCAGCACCTTAACCGCCTCCAACCGCAAAAAAATCATTGATTTGCCTGCCGGCGGCGTACATGTGACGCGGACATTATTAATTAAAGACAATAAATTATATATAGCCATTGGTTCCAGCTGTAATGTTTGTCATGAAAGCGATAACCACCGTGCCAAGGTTTTGGTCTCTAATTTGGATGGTTCGGGTTTAAAGGATTTCGCAACCGGCCTGCGCAATTCGGTGTTTATGGTCACCAATCCTCAAACCGGAGAAATCTGGGCCACGGAAAATGGACGCGATTTGTTGGGTGATAATATTCCGCCTGATGAAATTAATATCTTGAAGCAAGGAAAAAATTACGGCTGGCCGATTTGTTATGGAAAAAATATTCATGATACCGAGTTTGATAAAAATACTTATATCCGTAATCCCTGCATGGAGCCGTTTGAAACCCCAAGTTATATAAACATCCAGGCCCACAGCGCGCCTTTGGGGTTGGCTTTTGTGCCTAAAGACGGCTGGCCGCAAGCGTGGCAGGGGAGTTTGTTTGTGGCTTTTCACGGTTCCTGGAACCGTACTGTGCCCACGGGTTATAAAATTGTCCGGTTTGATTTTAAAAGTAATGGCACGGCCGTGCAGACCGATTTTATTACTGGTTGGCTGAAGGGGGGCACTGCCTGGGGCCGGCCAGTTGATATTTTGACCTTACCCGGTGGCATCATGTATGTGTCCGATGATACATCCAATGTGGTTTACCGGTTTACATATAAAATGTTATAA
- a CDS encoding SGNH/GDSL hydrolase family protein, with protein sequence MKKYIAIVSVLVVACLGLYLNRAYRHISVSIGEKNLANPTVHQTIVLPPATTTSTAKIVYAALGDSLTVGVGATAEQKTYPYLVAKLLAQEKNIQVTVANLGIPGATSADVLNQQVPQAAKLHPDMVILAVGINDMLNRVPTDVFEKNMVSIVNGLAGAATHITVINIPYLGGSQAYWPPYRCYFDWQTRRYNNFLNKALANKNVAVIDLYTLTHEQAFNDKNYYSVDGFHPSDEGYQFWSNIIYGNLNY encoded by the coding sequence ATGAAGAAATACATAGCAATCGTATCGGTTTTGGTAGTAGCCTGTTTGGGCCTGTATCTTAATCGGGCCTATCGTCATATTTCTGTGTCTATTGGTGAAAAAAATTTAGCGAATCCGACTGTTCATCAAACCATCGTTTTACCGCCGGCCACAACCACATCAACCGCCAAAATAGTTTATGCGGCGCTGGGAGACAGCTTAACCGTCGGCGTTGGCGCGACTGCAGAGCAAAAAACATACCCATATCTTGTAGCCAAACTTTTGGCACAGGAAAAAAATATTCAAGTGACAGTTGCCAATTTAGGCATACCCGGAGCCACCAGCGCCGATGTTTTAAATCAGCAGGTGCCGCAAGCAGCAAAGCTTCACCCGGATATGGTTATATTGGCCGTTGGTATTAATGATATGTTAAACAGAGTGCCGACAGATGTGTTTGAAAAAAATATGGTTTCCATTGTTAACGGCTTGGCCGGCGCCGCTACACATATAACTGTTATCAATATCCCGTATCTCGGGGGTAGCCAGGCATATTGGCCGCCATACAGATGCTATTTTGATTGGCAAACTAGACGTTATAATAATTTTTTAAACAAGGCGCTCGCCAATAAAAATGTTGCAGTTATTGATTTATATACCCTGACGCACGAGCAAGCGTTTAATGATAAAAATTACTATTCAGTTGACGGTTTTCATCCGTCAGATGAAGGATATCAATTTTGGAGCAATATAATTTATGGCAATCTTAATTACTGA